From Panicum hallii strain FIL2 chromosome 2, PHallii_v3.1, whole genome shotgun sequence, a single genomic window includes:
- the LOC112879606 gene encoding hydroquinone glucosyltransferase-like, which translates to MAQVHAPHVVVLTSPGVGHVAPVAELATRLAALHGVTSTIVTYTNLSSPASSPALASLPPGISTAALPEVPLDDLPGGAHIVTRIITVVQRTLPHLRALLCSLLGSPAGGVTAFLADMLCPAALAVARELGVPHYVFYTSSLMSLATLLYTPELARTTTCECRDLPGPVVLPGCLPLHGADLVDPVQERTDPVYGLLVDMGLDYLHSDGFIVNTFDALERETLEAFKELSDKGVYAPAYAVGPFVRSFSDEAAKHRCMPWLDEQPDGSVLYVCFGSGGTLSTLQTAELAAGLEASGQRFLWVVRFPNDKDSSASYFGGKTTDHGDADDPLSYLPEGFAERTRPVGLVVPEWAPQVEILGHRAVGGFLTHCGWNSALETMAAGVPALAWPLFAEQRMNAVKLASEHVGLALRVSARREDGLVSREEVAAAVRELMVGEKGAVARERARELRAEARKASVPGGPAHQALAAVVDMWKCAAASPEVAAAAGGGL; encoded by the coding sequence ATGGCACAAGTGCACGCCCCGCACGTCGTCGTGCTCACCAGCCCCGGCGTGGGGCACGTCGCCCCGGTGGCCGAGCTCGCCacgcgcctcgccgcgctccACGGCGTCACCTCCACGATCGTCACCTACACCAACCTCTCCTCGCCCGCGAGCTCTCCCGCGCTGGCCTCCCTCCCGCCAGGCATCTCCaccgccgcgctcccggagGTGCCCCTCGACGACCTCCCCGGCGGCGCGCACATCGTGACCCGCATCATCACCGTCGTCCAGCGCACGCTCCCGCACCTCcgcgccctgctctgctccctcCTCGGCTCCCCCGCCGGCGGAGTTACGGCCTTCCTCGCCGACATGCTCTGCCCCgcggcgctcgccgtcgccagAGAGCTCGGCGTGCCGCACTACGTCTTCTACACCTCGAGCCTCATGTCGCTGGCCACGCTGCTCTACACCCCGGAGCTGGCAAGGACCACCACCTGCGAGTGCCGCGACCTCCCGGGGCCGGTCGTCCTCCCGGGGTGCCTGCCGCTGCACGGAGCCGACCTCGTCGACCCCGTCCAGGAACGCACCGACCCCGTGTACGGCCTCCTGGTTGACATGGGCCTCGACTACCTCCACAGCGACGGCTTCATCGTCAACACGTTCGACGCCCTGGAGCGCGAGACCCTGGAGGCGTTCAAGGAGCTCTCCGACAAGGGCGTCTACGCGCCGGCTTACGCCGTGGGCCCGTTCGTCCGCTCGTTCTCCGACGAGGCGGCCAAGCACCGGTGCATGCCGTGGCTCGACGAGCAGCCGGACGGATCGGTCCTGTACGTGTGCTTCGGCAGCGGCGGCACGCTGTCCACGCTGCAGACCGCCGAGCTGGCGGCCGGGCTGGAGGCGAGCGGCCAGAGGTTCCTGTGGGTCGTGCGGTTCCCCAACGACAAGGACAGCAGCGCGAGCTACTTTGGTGGGAAGACGACAGACCACGGCGACGCCGACGACCCGCTGAGCTACCTGCCGGAGGGGTTCGCCGAGAGGACCAGGCCCGTGGGGCTCGTCGTGCCGGAGTGGGCGCCGCAGGTGGAGATCCTGGGCCACCGCGCCGTCGGAGGGTTCCTGACGCACTGCGGGTGGAACTCGGCGCTGGAGACCAtggccgccggcgtgccggCGCTGGCGTGGCCGCTGTTCGCCGAGCAGCGGATGAACGCTGTGAAGCTGGCGTCGGAGCACGTCGGGCTGGCGCTGCGGGTGAGCGCCCGGCGGGAGGACGGGCTGGTGTCGCGGGAAGAGGTGGCCGCGGCGGTCAGGGAGCTGATGGTGGGGGAGAAGGGCGCCGTGGCGCGGGAGAGAGCGCGCGAGCTG